The DNA region TTTCCAGTGCCTCGGCGGCCGGCGGGACGCCTCCGGCGTCCGCTGCATCCTCCTCACGGCCTCGGGCGGCCCCTTCTACGGACGCACCCGGGAGGAGCTTGGCGGCATCACGCCGGAGCAGGCCGCCCGGCACCCCCGCTGGCGCATGGGCGCCAAGATCAGCGTGGACTCCGCCACTCTCATGAACAAGGGCCTCGAGATCATTGAGGCCATGCACCTTTTCGGCGTCCCCCATGACCGCATCGGCGTCGTTATACATCCGGAAAGCGTGGTCCACGGGCTGGTGGAGTTTTCCGACGGCAATATCCTCGCCCAGATGGGTGTTACCGACATGCGGGCCCCCATCGCGTACGCCCTCGCGTATCCCGAACGCGCGGCGGCGCCGGTGGAGCGGCTGGACCTCGCGAAACTGGGGTCCCTGACCTTTGCCGCCCCCGACACGGCGGCCTTTCCGTGCCTGGACCTCGCGCGCGGCGCCGCCCGGCAGGGGGGCGGCGCGCCCGCAGTGCTGAACGGTGCCAACGAGCAGGCGGTCGCCGCGTTCTGCGCGGGGCGCATTTCGTTTCTGGCCATTGGCGATGTGGTGGCCTGCGCCCTCGACCGGGAATCCGGCTGCCCGGGGGGCGCGCTTGCGGAGATTTTGGACGCGGACCGGCGCGCGCGCGCCGCCGCGGACGAGATCATCACCCGTCTGGAGAATTGACTGTGATCTACAGCGTGTTCATCTTCCTGCTGGTGCTCAGCGTGCTCGTGTTCTTCCACGAGCTCGGACACTTCCTCGCCGCCAAGGCCTGCGGCATCTATGTCAAGCGGTTCAGCGTCGGCATGCCCCCCCGCCTCTTCGGCGTGCAGGTCGGCGAGACGGACTACTGCATCGGCGCCCTCCCCTTCGGCGGGTTCGTCATGATGGCCGGCCAGGAGGATGTGCCCCTGACAGACGAGGAGCGGGAAAAGCAGTACGGCGCCGTCCCGCCGGAGCGCTGGTTCCGCAACCGCCCCGTGTGGCAGCGCATCCTCGTGCTTGTCATGGGCCCCCTCATGAACCTCATCCTCGCCGTGGTCATCTACGGCCTCGTCGCCCTCGCGGGCGCCCAGGTCCCCGAATGGGACATGCACGCCAAGGTCGGCCTGGTCGCCCCAGGCTCCCCCGCCCTCACCGCCAAACTGCACCGCATGGACGGCGACGCCGCCCCCGACCTGTCCGCGCCCCCGGATGCGGAGGGCTTCCAGGTGGGCGATGAGATCGTCCTCGTGGACGGGCGGCCCATCGAGAACCTGACCGACCTCGCCGCCGTCGCCATTCTCGGCGGCGCGGGCCGGGAACACGACATCGTCATCGCGCGGGAAACCGCCCCCGGCACCGCGGAGCGCCTCTTCACCCGCCTGGCCCCCGAAATCGCCCAGGGCGAGGAGCACCCCCGCTTCGGCGTGAGCCCCTTCGACACCGCCAAGGTGGGCTTCGTCCAGGAGGGGTCGCCCGCCGCGCGCGCGGGGCTCCGCGAGGGCGACATCATCCGCCGCGCCGACGGGCGCATCGTGTCCCGCGACTCCTTCATCGCCCTGATGGAGGGCATCCCCGCGGACAGCACCGCCGTCCTGGACGTCGAGCGGGACGGCGGCATGACCAGGGTGGAGGTGTTCCCCGAGACCGTCGGACGGGTGCTGGGCATGTTCACCGCGGCGCCCCCGGCGGAGGAGGGGGGCGACCCGCAGCCGCCGGAGATCCTCTCCGTGACGGACGACCTGCGGGAGAGGACGGGCCTGCGGCCCCGCGACCGGATTTTGAAGGTGAACGGCGAGCCGGCAACTGGAGA from Candidatus Hydrogenedentota bacterium includes:
- a CDS encoding 1-deoxy-D-xylulose-5-phosphate reductoisomerase, yielding MTGSPPRHITVLGSTGSIGRNALDVVRNSPGAYVVDALAANANVDLLAAQIREFAPRAVAVHDRGAAAKLREMMPGLDVLEGQRGLAEAAARPVDTVLCAVVGAAGLPPLLAAIDAGNRIALANKEPLVMAGELVMARAARRGVDILPVDSEHSAIFQCLGGRRDASGVRCILLTASGGPFYGRTREELGGITPEQAARHPRWRMGAKISVDSATLMNKGLEIIEAMHLFGVPHDRIGVVIHPESVVHGLVEFSDGNILAQMGVTDMRAPIAYALAYPERAAAPVERLDLAKLGSLTFAAPDTAAFPCLDLARGAARQGGGAPAVLNGANEQAVAAFCAGRISFLAIGDVVACALDRESGCPGGALAEILDADRRARAAADEIITRLEN
- a CDS encoding PDZ domain-containing protein — its product is MIYSVFIFLLVLSVLVFFHELGHFLAAKACGIYVKRFSVGMPPRLFGVQVGETDYCIGALPFGGFVMMAGQEDVPLTDEEREKQYGAVPPERWFRNRPVWQRILVLVMGPLMNLILAVVIYGLVALAGAQVPEWDMHAKVGLVAPGSPALTAKLHRMDGDAAPDLSAPPDAEGFQVGDEIVLVDGRPIENLTDLAAVAILGGAGREHDIVIARETAPGTAERLFTRLAPEIAQGEEHPRFGVSPFDTAKVGFVQEGSPAARAGLREGDIIRRADGRIVSRDSFIALMEGIPADSTAVLDVERDGGMTRVEVFPETVGRVLGMFTAAPPAEEGGDPQPPEILSVTDDLRERTGLRPRDRILKVNGEPATGESLSEIERNSAGGEMVFEVARPAVMMGLVEKSQTLTVTVPVDAVRAIGIGFNTVFVLRKYSPGQAMVQAFKDSYLAVERTVLTLKGLFVRDVRMKDLGGPLMIWDVTTKAAEAGWSWLLRITAFISVNLFIFNLLPLPVLDGGQIVTNTIESIRRKPLNERFLERFQQAGLLLVLALMVFVTYNDIVRKVQEWIP